Below is a genomic region from Persicimonas caeni.
TCTACACCGGCGGCTCGGCCGGCGGTGCGGTGGCAGGCGCCATCAAGTATGCCGAGCGCATGGACAAGGAGATGAATATCGTCGTCATCATTCCCGACTCGGCGTCGCGTTATCTGTCCAAGATTTTCAACGACGATTGGATGCGTGAGAACGGCTTCCTCGAAGAGGACTGGAACGAAGATGTGGTCGCCGACCTGCTGGCCACGAAGACCCAGAGCAAGGTCTACACCGCCGATCTTGGCGACAGCGTCGCCGAGGTCATCGAGCTGATGAAGTCGCACGGCATCAGCCAGCTTCCGGTGCTCGACGGCGGCCGCGTGGTCGGCGTCGTCAACGAGACCGACGTGCTCGAGCACCTGCTGGGCGAGGGCGCCGGCGAGGAGACCATCGACGAGCTGGTCGAGACCCAGTTCGCCATCGTCGAACCGACCAACCGCATCAGCATCATCGGCCAGTTCTTCAAGCAGAACAAAATCGTCATCGTCGTCGACGGCAACGATTTGGCCGGCATCATTACGAAGATCGACTTCATTGATTACGTATCGCAAAAAATGTGAGCTTGATGAGTCTTGATACTTGGGATTTGGGTCGTGGGTCGCGGATCTTTCGCCGGAGCGCTAGCTTTGCGCTGGTGCTGCTGGCGTACATCTTCACCGTGGGGCTCGCATACGCCGGCGAAGGCGGGCGTGCGAAGGTCAAGTTGATCGTCGCCGACTCGGTCGATTCGAAGTCGGCCGACGAGGCTTACGAGCGAGCTCGACTCCAAGAGATCACCAAGGAGGCGGCCCGCAGGGTGCGAAAGCGCCTGAAGACCGCCCGTATCAAGAACTTCGATGTCGAGACCGAAGCACCCCGCACCGTGCGCGTGAGCGCCGGCGGCGGGGTGTCACATTCACTCTTGGCCGGCATCGTCGCCCCCCAGGGGCGCTTTGCGCTGCGGCCGGTCGAGCCGGTTGGTGAGCGTTGGACGAAGATCTCGACCAAGCTTCCCGCCGGGGTCGAGGTTCGCCAGAAGAAGGGCAGCCTCGAGGCCGAAGACGCTTATCTTTGGAGCCGCAGCCGAGCCAAGCTCGCCAAGGCGATCGCTCAGGTCGACGCCGGCGCCTACGAGATCGAAACGTATCCGGCCGGCGGCGGCTGGCGCACCCTCGCGCTGGCCGCACCGGTAGCCACGCACAAAGACGTGGCCGGCGCCAGCATTCGCATGGGCAAGACCGGCGATGTTTACGTGCGGCTGACCTTTCGCCACAAAGTCTCGGCAGCGCACCTCGCCGCGCGCACTCACCGCACCTTTGCGGTGGTGCTCGACGAGGAGGTCGTGGCGACCTTCCAGCGCATCGACACCAGTTTTGGCAGTAGCCTGACGGTGACGGCTCCCGAGCACCTGCAGTCCGACCGCGCCCGCAAGCTGTGGGCCCAGCAGGTCGCCGGCCGCTTGGCCGCTTACATGACCGTACCGCTCATCGAAGTCAACGACGACTGAGTGACGTCCTTCACTCGACCCTACGAAAAACAAACGCGCCTGACGGAGACCTCATGTCCGAACGTCTGTTGCCCGAAGCCATCCGCGGATCGTGGTACCTTCTGCCCGAGGAGGGCTCACCGGCCGAAGCGCTCGACGACAAGGGCCAGCTGCTCGCGCTGCGCCTCGACGGCACCTTTACGCGCTACACGGCCGATGCCACCTCCAAAGAGGTCAAAGAAGAAGGAGATTATACCTTCGACGGCGACTTCTTGATCTTGCGCGCCCGCAACACCGACACGTTTCGCGTGCACATCAAAGAGGACTGGTACTGGTTCTTGGAGGCCAAAAAGAAGAGCCGCCGCCTCTACCGTGGTCTGATCGACGAGGGCGATTTCGTCGAGTTGGACGCGGAATCTCGCCGCGAGATCGACATGTTGCCGATGCGTGTGAGCGTGCAGTGTCCGTATGACGATGAGGAGGGGGCGATCTTCGATCTCGTCTACCAACCCAAGGAGGGCGACAAGCAGCGCATTGGCTGCTTTAGCGTCGATCCGGACCCCGAGACCGGGGCGCTTTGGGTGGGGCTGACCGCGCTGGCGACGAATCTGGAGGTCGAGACCTGGGAGAAGGTCTTGCGCAAGTCGTATTTGGGCGTGCACCGCGGTGACGAGGAGTTCGGGTGGGTCGCCCTCGAGATCTTCGGCCCCGAGGGCGCCACCCACGAATTCAACGTCGCAGAGTAACGTGCATCAAAGGCAGTTGCCGCCCGGGTTGGCGCAGCAGGTCACGGTGCTGTCGGTCGGGTCGACGATGCAGTTGTCGTGGCCGTAGCCGCCGCCGTTGGGATCGATGCACCAGGCATCGGCGTCAGCGTCAGCCTCGGCGGTCTGACCGTCGCAGTCGTAATCGAGCAGGTCGTTGTTGCAGATCTCGGTTGCGCCCGGATAGATGTTGCTGTCGGTGTCTTCACAATCCCCATCCTGGGTGGCCGTGTATTTGCCGTCGGGCGAACACGCCTCTTGGCTGTTGCCGGTTACGCCATATCCGTCGCCATCATCGTCGTAGTAGTAGGTCGTCGGCGAGGCGTTGCAGTCGCTGTCGAAGCAGTCGATGTCGCCGTCGCCGTCGTTGTCGTTGCCGTCGCTGCAATTGTCCTCGATGCAGGTGTTACTGGCGCAACTGGTACCGCCTCCGCATCCGCCACAATCGATGGTGCGCGTCTGGCCACACGAGTCGGTCACCGAAATCGTGCCGCACTGGGCGCCTTGATTCGAGCAGAGCGTGGCGTCATCTTCGGGCGTGCAGCACGACTGCTGGAAGCAAATCGCACCGCTGCCGCCGCAACTCTCGGCGGCGCAGTCGTCGTCTTCGCAGTCGGTCAACCCGTCGCCGTCGTTGTCGTTGCCGTCGCCGCACTTGTTCGGGTCTTCCTGGCAGGTGTTATTCGCGCAACTCGAGCCTCCCGGGCAGCCGCCACAGTCGATGTCGGTGCGCTGCACGCCGCAGTTGTCGGTGCCTGAAGAGAGTCCACATTGGGCGCTCTGATTCGAGCAGAAGTCTTGATCGCTTTGCGGGGTGCAACACACGTCGTTGTGGCAGACCTGGCCGCCCGAGCCGCAGGTTTGGGCGGCGCAATCATCGTCCTCACAGTCGGTCAGCCCATCGCAGTCGTTGTCGCTGCCGTCGTCGCAGACCTCCGTGACCGGGGTGACTTCGTTTTGGCACTCGCCCCAGGCTCCGGCGCCATCGCACGTCTTGGTGCCTTGCTGGCACAGGCCGACGCCGGCGGTGCCCTGTGCGCCCGTATAACACGGAGCGGTTTCGGTGCCGGTGCATGGGCAGCCCTCGTCGGTGTTGCCGTCGCAGTTGTCGTCGAAGCCGTTGCAGCTTTCGGTCGAGCCGGGGTTGACCGACGCGGCGTTGTCGTCGCAGTCACCGGCGTCGGTGGCGCGGTAGTTGCCGTCGGGCGAGCAGGCTTGCTGCTCCTCCCCCGTGACGCCGTAGCCGTCGTCGTCGGCGTCGAGGTAATACGTGGTGGTGACGTCCTCATCGACCTGGCCGTCGCAATCGTTGTCGACGCCGTCGCAGATCTCGGTGCCGCCGTTGGTCTCGGTGCACTCGACCTCACAGCCGTTGCTCGACGCCGGGTCGTCGGTGCCGACCCAGTCGCCGTCCAAATCGACGAATCCTTGGGCGCAGGTGCGCTCGCAACTTCCACTCTGGCACAACGCCACGGAGTTTTGGCCGTAGGTGTTGCACGCCTGGCCGCAAGCGCCGCAGTGGTCTTCGCTGGTCTGAGTGTCGACGCACACGCCGTCACACAACTCCTGGTCGGGCGCGCAAGTCTCGGCGTCGGTGTCCGGAGGCGTATCAGTGGCGTCGTCGGGCAGGGGAGTGTCGGTGGCGTCGTCGGGCACGGGGGTGTCGGTGGCGTCATCAGGCTGGCTACCGTCGAGTTCGACGTCGGCCTCCGTGATCCAGTGACCGTCCTTGCACAGCCTTCCGTCGGTGCGTGCGCCTTCTTCCTCGCAGCGTACCCCCTGGAGACTCGAGTCGAAGGTGCAGCCTGAAGCGAGCATCAACACCGTCAGTGCGGCGATGCCTAATAGCTGGACTGCTCGATGTGTTGCGACTTCTGTACGCCTAACCACCACGTCACTCCTCCTAGCAATAAAACTCATGGGAGCAACTGTACTCGATTTTTGCCGTGGCTCCAAATGAACGTGCTCTCGGCTCAAATGGCCTGGCAACTCCCCGACTGGCAGGTCAGGCCGTCACCACATGAGAGTCCGTCACAGTCGGCGTCGGCACAGTCGGTGTTGCCGTCTCCGTCTTCGTCGGTGCCGTTGCCGCACAACGTCTCGAAATCGCACCCGAGATTGCCGTCGCGCGAGTACTCGCAGCAATAGTCGCTCACGCCGTTGCTCGGCCCGCCACAGTAGACCGAGGCGCCGTTGCCGTAGCGGTTGTTACACCAGTTGCTCGCATCCGAGCCGCCGGCGTCACGTTCGATGCCGTTGCAGTTGTTGTCTTTTCCGTCGCAGATCTCTTCGGCGTACGGGTGCGTATTCGGGT
It encodes:
- a CDS encoding putative metal-binding motif-containing protein, which gives rise to MVRRTEVATHRAVQLLGIAALTVLMLASGCTFDSSLQGVRCEEEGARTDGRLCKDGHWITEADVELDGSQPDDATDTPVPDDATDTPLPDDATDTPPDTDAETCAPDQELCDGVCVDTQTSEDHCGACGQACNTYGQNSVALCQSGSCERTCAQGFVDLDGDWVGTDDPASSNGCEVECTETNGGTEICDGVDNDCDGQVDEDVTTTYYLDADDDGYGVTGEEQQACSPDGNYRATDAGDCDDNAASVNPGSTESCNGFDDNCDGNTDEGCPCTGTETAPCYTGAQGTAGVGLCQQGTKTCDGAGAWGECQNEVTPVTEVCDDGSDNDCDGLTDCEDDDCAAQTCGSGGQVCHNDVCCTPQSDQDFCSNQSAQCGLSSGTDNCGVQRTDIDCGGCPGGSSCANNTCQEDPNKCGDGNDNDGDGLTDCEDDDCAAESCGGSGAICFQQSCCTPEDDATLCSNQGAQCGTISVTDSCGQTRTIDCGGCGGGTSCASNTCIEDNCSDGNDNDGDGDIDCFDSDCNASPTTYYYDDDGDGYGVTGNSQEACSPDGKYTATQDGDCEDTDSNIYPGATEICNNDLLDYDCDGQTAEADADADAWCIDPNGGGYGHDNCIVDPTDSTVTCCANPGGNCL